In one Polaribacter sp. ALD11 genomic region, the following are encoded:
- a CDS encoding sugar transferase, producing the protein MLQKKYFNISERKILLRIIDVLVIMTSLFMSFELLEFNYFNFENDHVFGWIFLLIFYYLIFGEIFQLFNLNISNNRYLVVRSIVITAFVTTVFYIFTPFFTPVLPSNRLQIVYLFLILIVPIVLWRFIYIQVIFSPKFFKTVIFIGKSDKIEKMISQIKGDNFHSLRAYFSDRNIDGIDGFRDINTEKLIEFSLDNTINEIIVSKKGLSDKVVNSINKELIFLFQKGLNITSYESFYEETNFRIPKEYLEHNFYKYINFSKNNSNRFYLFGLRLVDIIVSFFGLILFLMISPLILIGNLFANKGPLFYSQERVGQNGKVFKIFKLRSMVTNAEENGAVWAQKNDVRVTAFGKFLRNTRLDEVPQFFNILKGEMSIIGPRPERPKFVKDLEGQIPFYAIRHVVRPGLTGWAQVNYPYANTIEEQETKLRYDLYYIKERNAFLDFKILIKTITTVLFYRGQ; encoded by the coding sequence ATGCTTCAAAAAAAATACTTTAATATTTCTGAAAGAAAAATTCTTCTTAGAATCATAGATGTACTGGTTATAATGACCAGTTTGTTTATGTCTTTTGAACTATTAGAATTTAATTATTTTAATTTTGAAAATGACCATGTTTTTGGATGGATATTTTTATTGATTTTTTACTATTTAATTTTTGGTGAAATATTTCAGCTATTCAATTTAAATATTTCAAACAACAGATACTTAGTCGTAAGAAGCATTGTAATAACGGCTTTTGTAACTACAGTTTTTTATATTTTCACCCCTTTTTTCACTCCTGTTTTACCTAGTAATAGGCTTCAAATTGTCTATCTTTTTTTAATTTTAATTGTACCAATTGTACTTTGGAGATTTATTTATATACAAGTAATTTTTTCTCCAAAATTTTTTAAAACCGTAATTTTTATTGGAAAATCAGACAAAATTGAAAAAATGATTAGCCAAATTAAAGGCGATAATTTTCATAGTTTAAGAGCTTATTTTTCAGATAGAAATATTGATGGCATAGATGGATTTAGAGATATAAATACAGAGAAATTAATTGAATTTTCTCTAGACAATACCATTAATGAAATTATTGTATCAAAAAAGGGCTTATCTGATAAAGTAGTAAATTCTATTAATAAAGAATTAATATTTTTATTTCAAAAAGGATTAAACATTACAAGTTATGAAAGCTTTTATGAAGAAACGAACTTTAGAATTCCTAAAGAGTATTTAGAACATAATTTCTACAAGTATATAAATTTTAGCAAGAATAATAGTAACAGGTTTTATCTCTTTGGTTTAAGACTTGTAGATATAATAGTTTCTTTCTTTGGTCTTATTTTATTTTTGATGATTTCTCCTTTGATCTTAATTGGTAATTTATTTGCAAATAAAGGGCCACTATTTTATTCTCAGGAAAGAGTAGGTCAAAATGGAAAAGTATTTAAAATATTTAAGCTTCGTTCTATGGTTACAAATGCAGAAGAAAATGGAGCCGTTTGGGCGCAAAAAAATGATGTTAGAGTTACTGCTTTTGGTAAATTTTTGAGAAATACAAGATTAGATGAAGTACCTCAGTTTTTTAATATTCTAAAAGGAGAGATGAGTATTATTGGGCCTAGACCAGAAAGACCTAAATTTGTTAAGGATTTAGAAGGTCAGATACCTTTTTATGCAATTAGACATGTTGTTAGGCCGGGGTTAACGGGTTGGGCACAAGTTAATTA
- a CDS encoding glycosyltransferase family 2 protein: MDSLVSIITPNYNSEKFIAQTLQSIRAQTYKNWELIIVDDCSTDKSLDIIEEYSKIDKRIKFLKLSENSGAAVARNKAIKEANGNFIAFLDSDDLWLPKKLEKQLAFMVHNNYNLTYTSYNIISENDVAPKKTVFCKPELNYKQMLYSNKIGCLTAMYNSANLGKIYMPEIRKRQDYALWLKILKKEKMAYGFQEVLAFYRVRSNSISNNKMEMLKWNWILYKKVEKLSYFESLFYVTSNILNKIF; this comes from the coding sequence ATGGATAGTTTAGTCTCAATAATTACTCCAAATTATAACTCAGAAAAATTTATAGCGCAAACGCTACAAAGTATAAGAGCTCAAACCTACAAAAACTGGGAACTTATAATTGTAGACGATTGTTCTACAGATAAGAGCTTAGACATTATTGAGGAATATTCTAAAATTGATAAAAGGATAAAATTTTTAAAATTAAGTGAGAATTCCGGAGCAGCTGTAGCTCGAAACAAAGCCATTAAAGAAGCTAACGGTAATTTTATTGCTTTTTTAGATAGTGATGATTTATGGTTGCCAAAAAAGTTAGAAAAGCAACTCGCTTTTATGGTTCATAATAATTACAATCTAACGTACACTTCTTATAATATTATTAGTGAAAATGATGTAGCACCAAAGAAAACTGTTTTTTGTAAGCCAGAGTTAAATTACAAGCAAATGTTGTATTCAAATAAAATAGGGTGTCTAACAGCCATGTATAATAGTGCTAATTTAGGTAAGATATATATGCCTGAAATTAGAAAAAGACAAGATTATGCACTGTGGCTTAAAATTCTAAAAAAAGAAAAAATGGCATACGGTTTCCAAGAAGTTTTAGCCTTTTATAGAGTTAGAAGTAACTCTATATCTAACAATAAAATGGAAATGCTAAAATGGAATTGGATTTTATATAAAAAAGTAGAAAAATTATCTTATTTTGAATCTTTATTTTATGTAACGTCAAACATCTTAAATAAGATATTTTAA
- a CDS encoding phenylacetate--CoA ligase family protein, with product MIYRIIYKIGERLRNPSLKEKYFFLKVSEKWSLDELEKYQLQKLKELLKIAINNSPFYKEKLKDINVSEFNSLSELKKIPITTKEELFKYRSDVHTNLNFKKQFVARTSGSSGKTLVFNREEAADSFNRAAIKRGYSWYNVNSWERNGYFWGSNFSFLKKCKNNLLDKIQNRFRVFSFDENQLKKFIIKLKKASYVHGYSSMIYQTAVLINAKKISKPSKIKMVKGTSEKILDSYQKEVIKAFGSKIISEYGATESGIIAFECPFGHMHINMEGVLVEEIDNEIVVTNLQMHSFPIIRYRLGDYIKLDLSGEKCKCGLKHQVLEEVTGRIGENIYGFNKTYPSLYLYYVFKNLSKNFNLQLNYQVIQEEKGELIFLIEQNINFSEESKLVGEIEKYFKKDISYIIKKNTTFNTHKKNKLKNFISKING from the coding sequence ATGATTTATAGGATTATTTATAAAATTGGTGAAAGGCTAAGAAATCCTTCATTAAAGGAAAAATATTTTTTTCTTAAGGTTTCTGAAAAATGGAGTTTAGATGAATTAGAAAAATACCAACTTCAAAAACTGAAAGAATTATTAAAAATAGCAATTAATAATTCCCCCTTTTACAAAGAGAAATTAAAAGATATAAATGTGTCTGAATTTAATTCTTTATCAGAATTAAAAAAAATACCCATTACTACAAAAGAAGAACTTTTTAAATATAGGTCTGATGTACATACAAATCTTAACTTTAAAAAACAATTTGTGGCAAGAACCTCTGGTTCTAGCGGTAAAACTTTAGTTTTTAATAGAGAAGAAGCTGCTGATTCTTTTAATAGAGCAGCTATAAAAAGAGGGTATTCTTGGTACAATGTAAATTCTTGGGAAAGAAATGGCTATTTTTGGGGATCAAATTTTTCTTTCTTAAAGAAATGTAAAAATAATTTGTTAGATAAAATTCAAAACAGATTTAGGGTTTTTAGTTTTGATGAAAATCAACTTAAAAAATTTATAATTAAGTTGAAAAAGGCGAGTTATGTTCATGGGTATTCTTCAATGATTTATCAAACAGCAGTTTTAATTAATGCTAAAAAAATATCTAAACCTTCTAAAATTAAGATGGTGAAAGGTACTTCAGAAAAAATATTAGATAGCTACCAGAAAGAAGTCATAAAAGCTTTTGGCTCTAAGATTATAAGTGAATACGGAGCTACGGAATCTGGAATTATAGCTTTCGAATGCCCTTTTGGCCATATGCACATAAACATGGAAGGTGTACTTGTAGAGGAAATTGACAATGAAATAGTAGTAACCAATCTTCAAATGCATTCTTTTCCTATTATTCGCTACAGATTAGGAGATTATATTAAGTTAGATTTAAGTGGAGAAAAGTGTAAATGTGGATTAAAGCATCAGGTTTTAGAGGAAGTTACCGGCCGAATAGGAGAAAATATTTACGGTTTTAACAAAACGTATCCGAGTTTATATCTATATTATGTTTTTAAAAACCTCTCTAAAAACTTTAATCTTCAATTAAATTATCAAGTAATTCAAGAAGAAAAAGGAGAATTGATTTTTTTGATTGAACAAAATATTAACTTTTCAGAAGAAAGTAAATTGGTTGGTGAAATAGAAAAATATTTTAAGAAAGATATTAGTTATATTATAAAAAAGAACACGACTTTTAATACTCATAAAAAAAACAAACTTAAAAATTTTATTTCTAAAATAAATGGATAG
- a CDS encoding glycosyltransferase family 4 protein, with the protein MSKLIFKNSYINISPSEYLKYEFEKKGYLVQKISNTLEIENYSFIKREKIAPKLLYVRAFDKVYNPLMAIEVLRKLVKIYPEAKLCMIGPDKDGSLKKAEELVLKYNLLNNIEITGFLSKKEWHKKAEEYDIFINTTNLDNTPVSVIEAMALGLPVISTSVGGIPYLIENKEDGLLVAKNDVEKMVTCVISLIDGNHKNITINARKKVEKFGWEHLRTDWLKILN; encoded by the coding sequence ATGTCTAAACTCATCTTTAAAAATTCTTATATAAATATTTCACCTTCTGAGTATTTAAAATACGAGTTTGAGAAAAAAGGATATTTAGTACAAAAAATATCGAATACTTTAGAAATCGAAAACTATAGTTTTATTAAAAGAGAAAAGATAGCGCCGAAACTACTTTATGTAAGAGCTTTTGATAAAGTTTACAATCCTTTAATGGCAATTGAAGTTTTAAGGAAATTAGTGAAAATTTATCCCGAAGCTAAATTATGTATGATTGGTCCTGATAAGGATGGTTCGTTAAAAAAAGCAGAAGAGCTCGTTTTAAAGTATAATTTATTAAACAATATTGAAATTACTGGTTTTCTTTCAAAAAAAGAGTGGCATAAAAAAGCAGAAGAATATGATATTTTTATTAATACAACTAATCTAGATAATACTCCTGTAAGCGTAATAGAAGCTATGGCATTGGGTTTGCCTGTAATTTCAACAAGCGTTGGAGGTATTCCTTATTTAATTGAAAATAAGGAAGATGGTTTATTAGTAGCTAAAAATGATGTTGAAAAAATGGTTACGTGTGTAATTTCCTTAATCGACGGAAATCATAAAAACATTACTATAAATGCAAGAAAAAAAGTTGAAAAATTTGGTTGGGAGCATCTAAGAACTGATTGGTTAAAAATCTTAAACTAA
- a CDS encoding O-antigen ligase, with product MIEKILQNKLLFIIIHLVFGYLGTLSIFPTLFGLISIVLPIFIIFQTNNENEEALFFAAYLVGAEVFIRMTGGFVLYETGKYAVILFLIMGIVLGRFKQSFSVHYVFYILLLLLGIVFTQVPEGESLRKNILFNLSGPIVLGVTAFYCYSRKITLEKLMDMLFFMLLPIFSMIIYLYLRTPDLSEIVFGGEANFETSGDFGPNQVATAIGLGMFILTVYLLSKKKLSGYLFLDAIFLIYFSYRGLLTFSRGGILTAVITLMAFLFFYLLHKRIGFAVLLRYSIVSLVFILSIWLYTLDITNGMLNNRYTGKNAIGVQKDITTGRIDIFQIQLENFLQNPLGIGVGNGKYERLNKGEGITGASHNEVGRLLEEHGYIGFFLLILLLTVPLFNFFRGNNYQKAFIASFYILWFLTINHSAMRIALPGFIYALSLLNITNTNEEELEDIIEINSQDNV from the coding sequence TTGATAGAAAAAATATTACAAAATAAACTGTTATTTATTATTATTCATTTAGTTTTTGGTTACTTAGGCACTCTAAGTATATTTCCAACTCTATTTGGTTTAATATCTATTGTACTACCTATTTTTATTATTTTTCAGACAAATAATGAAAATGAAGAAGCTTTATTTTTTGCTGCATACCTCGTAGGTGCTGAGGTTTTTATTAGAATGACAGGAGGCTTTGTCTTATATGAAACAGGTAAATATGCTGTAATATTATTTTTAATTATGGGAATTGTTTTGGGAAGGTTTAAACAATCATTTTCCGTACACTATGTTTTTTATATTCTATTATTATTACTTGGAATTGTGTTTACTCAAGTTCCTGAAGGTGAGTCTTTAAGGAAAAATATTCTATTTAATTTAAGTGGGCCAATTGTTCTAGGAGTTACTGCTTTTTATTGCTACAGCAGAAAAATTACTTTAGAAAAGTTAATGGATATGCTTTTTTTTATGCTGCTGCCTATTTTTTCTATGATTATTTATCTCTATCTTAGAACTCCAGATTTAAGTGAAATCGTTTTTGGAGGTGAAGCTAATTTTGAGACTTCTGGTGATTTTGGACCTAATCAAGTAGCAACAGCAATTGGTTTAGGTATGTTTATATTAACGGTTTATTTGTTATCTAAAAAAAAACTATCTGGTTATCTATTCTTAGATGCTATTTTTTTAATTTATTTTTCTTACAGAGGTCTTTTAACTTTTTCAAGAGGAGGTATTTTAACTGCTGTAATTACCTTAATGGCATTTCTTTTCTTTTATTTATTACATAAAAGGATTGGATTTGCTGTCTTGTTAAGATATTCTATTGTTTCATTAGTCTTTATTTTATCAATTTGGCTATACACACTAGATATTACAAATGGAATGTTAAATAATAGGTATACAGGAAAAAATGCAATTGGTGTTCAGAAAGACATTACAACAGGAAGAATTGACATATTTCAAATTCAACTAGAAAATTTTTTACAAAACCCATTAGGTATTGGAGTTGGAAATGGAAAGTATGAAAGACTAAATAAAGGAGAAGGAATAACGGGAGCATCACATAACGAGGTAGGGCGATTATTGGAAGAGCATGGCTATATTGGCTTTTTTCTTTTAATATTACTTTTAACAGTTCCTCTTTTTAACTTTTTTCGAGGAAATAATTATCAAAAAGCATTTATCGCATCCTTTTATATATTATGGTTTTTAACAATTAATCATTCTGCAATGAGAATTGCACTCCCCGGTTTTATTTATGCACTTAGTCTATTAAATATAACAAATACAAATGAAGAAGAGTTAGAAGATATAATTGAGATTAACAGTCAAGATAATGTATAA
- a CDS encoding glycosyltransferase — protein sequence MSKLGVIQIIDSLNTGGAEVLAVNIANSLSENGMNSHLCATRKEGSLIKNINASVGYLFLNRKKAIDIKALISLKKYIKVNNISIIHAHATSFFFAFCTKIIYWKLKIVWHDHYGKSDSLAKRPVTALKISSLFFNAIISVNADLKTWAKNNLFCKNLFFLNNFAIFNNFEEKTLLRGNNTKKIVHLAAFRAQKDHENLINAYASFLKRNSNWTLHLVGQINNTAYSKKIVLLIKELKLEKHIFVYGSCLDIKNILKQSDIAVLPSKSEGLPLALLEYGLAKLPVVVTNVGECAKVVENNKSGIVVTPNNNLELEEALHELANSEEKRILFGKQHYKNILEKYSKESFMNQLLKIYTL from the coding sequence ATGAGTAAACTTGGGGTAATACAAATAATTGACTCTCTAAATACTGGAGGAGCAGAGGTTTTGGCAGTTAACATCGCTAACTCCTTATCTGAAAATGGTATGAACTCTCACCTTTGTGCCACTAGAAAAGAAGGTAGTTTAATTAAAAATATTAACGCTAGTGTTGGCTATTTATTTTTAAATAGAAAAAAAGCAATAGACATTAAGGCTTTAATTAGTTTAAAAAAATATATTAAAGTAAATAATATTAGTATTATTCATGCGCATGCTACGTCTTTCTTTTTTGCTTTTTGTACAAAAATTATATATTGGAAATTAAAAATAGTTTGGCATGACCATTATGGTAAAAGTGATAGTTTAGCAAAAAGACCTGTTACTGCATTAAAAATTAGCTCCCTTTTTTTTAATGCTATTATTTCTGTAAATGCGGATTTAAAAACCTGGGCAAAGAATAATTTATTTTGTAAAAACTTATTCTTTTTAAATAATTTTGCAATCTTTAATAATTTTGAAGAAAAAACACTTTTACGAGGAAATAATACTAAAAAAATAGTTCATCTTGCTGCATTTAGAGCACAAAAAGATCATGAAAACTTAATAAATGCTTATGCATCATTTTTAAAACGAAATTCTAATTGGACCTTACATTTAGTAGGACAAATAAACAATACAGCATACTCTAAAAAAATAGTTCTATTAATAAAAGAACTAAAATTAGAAAAGCATATTTTTGTTTACGGTTCTTGTTTGGATATTAAAAATATTTTAAAACAAAGTGATATTGCTGTTTTACCGTCTAAATCTGAAGGGTTACCCTTAGCATTATTAGAATATGGTTTGGCTAAATTACCGGTAGTTGTAACAAATGTTGGTGAATGTGCTAAAGTTGTAGAGAATAACAAATCTGGAATTGTAGTAACTCCTAATAATAATTTAGAGTTAGAGGAAGCACTTCATGAATTGGCTAATTCTGAAGAAAAAAGAATCTTATTTGGTAAACAGCATTATAAGAACATCTTAGAAAAATATTCTAAAGAAAGTTTTATGAATCAATTGTTAAAAATTTATACACTCTAA
- a CDS encoding glycosyltransferase, whose product MKFGIITHAIHKVKGGKVYAYEPYVREMNLWAKYVDEIIILAPISNEKITNLEIAYHHPKIKVVHIPSFDIISFNNTLKSLLVIPKICWSIYKVMQQVTHIHLRCPGNIGLLGCLVQVVFPLKPKTAKYAGNWDPQSKQPVTYRFQKWLLANTFLTKKMKVLVYGDWPQQTKNIVSFFTASYHKQEIEEVSFKDLSVQVRLIYVGGLTVGKQPLLSIKTTHELILKGHNIRLDIYGDGVMRNEIENYIKLHQLENNVFLHGNQPKNIVKEAYKQSHFLLFISKSEGWPKVVAEAMFWRCLPISSKVSCVPYMLDYGNRGSLVESNVSKEELVKIIIKYINNENNYQKKVLSAQKWSQGFTLNSFEQEIKNVLIDE is encoded by the coding sequence ATGAAATTCGGAATTATAACACATGCTATTCATAAAGTAAAAGGCGGAAAAGTGTATGCTTATGAACCCTATGTTAGGGAAATGAATTTATGGGCAAAGTATGTGGATGAAATTATAATTTTAGCACCTATTTCTAATGAAAAAATTACTAACCTTGAAATAGCTTATCACCATCCGAAAATAAAAGTAGTTCATATTCCTAGTTTTGATATTATTTCTTTTAATAATACATTAAAATCTTTATTAGTTATACCTAAAATTTGTTGGTCAATTTATAAAGTGATGCAGCAAGTTACTCACATTCACTTGCGTTGTCCTGGTAATATCGGTTTGTTAGGATGTTTGGTTCAAGTAGTATTTCCATTAAAACCGAAAACAGCAAAATATGCAGGGAATTGGGATCCACAGAGTAAACAGCCTGTTACCTATAGGTTTCAGAAATGGTTATTAGCCAACACCTTTTTAACAAAAAAAATGAAAGTATTGGTCTATGGAGATTGGCCACAGCAAACTAAAAATATTGTTTCTTTTTTTACAGCAAGTTATCATAAACAAGAGATTGAAGAGGTCTCATTTAAAGACCTATCTGTACAAGTTCGATTAATTTATGTTGGAGGTTTAACTGTAGGGAAACAGCCTTTACTAAGTATTAAAACTACTCACGAATTAATTCTAAAAGGACATAACATTCGTCTAGATATCTATGGTGATGGTGTGATGAGAAATGAAATTGAAAATTATATAAAATTACATCAGTTAGAAAACAATGTTTTTTTACACGGAAATCAGCCTAAAAATATAGTAAAAGAAGCTTACAAACAATCTCATTTTTTATTGTTTATTTCTAAGTCAGAAGGTTGGCCAAAAGTAGTTGCAGAAGCTATGTTTTGGAGATGCTTACCCATTTCATCAAAAGTATCTTGTGTACCTTATATGTTAGATTACGGTAATAGAGGTTCTTTGGTAGAATCAAATGTAAGTAAAGAAGAGCTGGTTAAAATAATAATTAAGTATATTAACAATGAAAACAACTATCAAAAAAAAGTGTTATCGGCACAAAAATGGTCTCAAGGGTTTACTTTAAACTCTTTTGAGCAAGAAATAAAGAATGTACTAATAGATGAGTAA
- a CDS encoding glycosyltransferase family 4 protein, which yields MHICFLTNEYPNKEEPHGGIGTFVKFLAEKLIENGVFVSVIGIYKNEESLKINGVNIYRLKKSDWKFAKFYHHNNKIQKKIIEIQKELPIDIIEGSELNFAFFSKETTYKKVIRLHGGHHFFASEEGRKTALWRSYQEKISFKKADYYISVSNYVGEETKRLLNYQFNFKTIYNSIDLNSFYKSDKKVEIQHKLLYVGTVCEKKGIEKLISAMPLIKKKYPNIVLEIAGRDWVTNKGESYIKYLKSIISEDTTGSIKFIGNIPYSKLPKKIESAHVCIFPSLAESFGLTLIEAMAMGKLIAASNIKPFKEIVGNSSSIVFFNPFYKTEIYEKVSYLLSIEKDLLRDNSRKHVFKIFNSEKILKDNIDFYNSLLKK from the coding sequence ATGCATATCTGTTTCTTAACAAATGAATATCCTAATAAAGAAGAACCTCACGGAGGCATTGGTACTTTCGTTAAATTTTTAGCCGAAAAATTAATAGAAAATGGTGTTTTTGTTTCTGTAATAGGAATTTACAAAAATGAAGAAAGCTTAAAAATTAATGGTGTAAATATATATAGGCTAAAGAAATCCGATTGGAAATTTGCTAAATTTTATCATCATAATAATAAAATTCAAAAGAAAATTATTGAAATACAAAAGGAACTTCCAATCGATATTATTGAAGGTAGCGAACTTAATTTTGCTTTTTTTTCTAAAGAAACCACTTATAAAAAAGTAATTAGATTACATGGTGGTCACCATTTTTTTGCTTCTGAGGAAGGAAGAAAAACAGCTCTTTGGAGAAGTTATCAAGAAAAAATATCATTTAAAAAAGCAGACTATTATATATCTGTAAGTAATTATGTTGGAGAAGAAACAAAAAGACTCTTAAATTACCAATTTAATTTTAAAACTATTTATAATAGTATAGATTTAAACTCCTTTTACAAAAGTGATAAAAAAGTAGAAATACAACACAAGCTATTATATGTTGGTACTGTTTGTGAAAAAAAAGGTATTGAAAAACTAATTTCAGCTATGCCTTTGATAAAGAAAAAGTACCCAAATATTGTTTTAGAAATAGCTGGTAGAGATTGGGTAACTAATAAAGGTGAGTCATATATAAAATATTTGAAAAGTATTATTTCAGAAGACACTACCGGCAGTATTAAATTTATTGGTAATATACCGTATTCAAAATTACCTAAAAAAATTGAAAGTGCTCATGTCTGTATATTTCCATCTTTAGCAGAATCATTTGGTTTAACTTTAATAGAGGCAATGGCGATGGGTAAATTAATAGCCGCAAGTAATATTAAACCTTTTAAAGAAATTGTAGGAAATAGTAGTTCAATTGTTTTCTTTAATCCTTTTTATAAAACAGAAATTTATGAAAAAGTATCATACTTATTGTCAATAGAAAAAGACTTATTAAGAGATAACAGCAGAAAACATGTGTTCAAAATTTTTAATTCAGAAAAAATATTAAAAGATAATATTGATTTTTATAATTCATTATTGAAAAAATGA
- a CDS encoding acylneuraminate cytidylyltransferase family protein: protein MRVLAIIPARGGSKGIRRKNMVNFNGKPLIQWSIDAANKSKYITDILVTSDDDEILEYARKTNGVIDLKRPKELAKDNSRTEPVLVHALKNIDKEYDYLILLQPTSPLRTTEDIDLAFQKLINSEGASLISVCNIEVHPYKSFKVDKNGFLQGIINNEFPFYPRQKLPKVYKPNGAIYIIETAIFLKLEKLHTQRTIHYEMSKEKSLDVDVLTDLI from the coding sequence ATGAGGGTTTTAGCTATTATACCCGCAAGAGGAGGTTCTAAAGGTATACGAAGAAAGAATATGGTCAATTTTAATGGGAAACCATTAATTCAATGGTCTATTGATGCAGCAAATAAATCGAAATATATAACAGATATTCTTGTTACTTCAGATGATGATGAGATTTTAGAATATGCAAGAAAAACAAATGGGGTAATTGATTTAAAAAGGCCTAAAGAATTAGCAAAAGACAATTCTAGAACAGAGCCAGTATTAGTGCATGCTTTAAAAAACATAGATAAGGAATATGATTATTTAATACTTTTACAGCCAACATCTCCATTAAGAACAACAGAAGATATAGATTTAGCATTTCAAAAATTAATAAACTCAGAAGGAGCTTCACTTATAAGTGTATGTAATATAGAAGTTCATCCTTATAAATCTTTTAAGGTAGATAAAAATGGCTTTTTACAAGGAATAATAAATAATGAGTTTCCTTTTTATCCTAGACAAAAATTACCTAAAGTTTATAAACCCAATGGGGCTATTTATATAATTGAAACTGCTATTTTTTTGAAGCTAGAAAAATTACATACTCAAAGAACCATTCACTATGAAATGTCTAAAGAAAAAAGTTTAGATGTAGATGTTTTAACAGATTTAATATAG
- the neuC gene encoding UDP-N-acetylglucosamine 2-epimerase: MNKVKKIVFLTGTRADFGKLKSLIKITQESSFFDIQIFATGMHLDKKYGLTVNEIYKCGFKNIDTFKNHVGAEHMDRTLAKTIQGFSEYIAIEKPDLIVVHGDRVEALAGAIVGSLNNILVAHIEGGEISGTIDELIRHSVSKLSHLHLVSNKEAKKRLIQMGELGSSVFVIGSPDLDLMNPQKLPQLKDVKNYYDIFFKEYAIAIFHPVTTEYKNIKKQSKIFVDTLLESDENYIVIYPNNDLGTEEILEEYKRLEGKVNIKIFPSLRFEYFLRLLKESKYIIGNSSAGIREAPFYNVPTIDIGSRQNNRYQGNTVLNVSFNTINILKTINTINKLKIKSTEASDFGKGNSDVLFLNLLRSEELWEVNCQKQFQDL, encoded by the coding sequence TTGAATAAAGTAAAGAAAATAGTTTTTTTAACAGGAACTCGAGCAGATTTTGGAAAGCTAAAATCTTTAATAAAAATTACACAAGAGTCTTCTTTTTTTGATATACAAATTTTTGCAACAGGAATGCATTTAGATAAAAAATATGGTTTAACCGTAAATGAAATTTATAAATGTGGCTTTAAAAATATTGATACATTTAAAAATCATGTTGGTGCAGAACATATGGACAGGACTTTGGCTAAAACAATACAAGGTTTTTCTGAATATATAGCTATTGAAAAACCCGACTTAATTGTTGTTCATGGAGATAGGGTAGAAGCATTAGCGGGAGCAATTGTAGGAAGTTTAAATAATATTTTAGTTGCTCATATTGAAGGAGGAGAAATTTCTGGCACTATAGATGAATTAATTAGACATTCTGTTAGTAAACTATCTCATCTACATCTGGTTTCTAACAAAGAAGCTAAAAAAAGATTAATACAAATGGGAGAATTAGGTTCTTCAGTTTTTGTAATTGGATCTCCTGATTTAGACTTAATGAACCCACAAAAACTTCCGCAGTTAAAAGATGTAAAAAACTATTATGATATTTTTTTTAAAGAATACGCAATAGCTATATTTCACCCAGTAACCACAGAATATAAAAATATTAAAAAGCAAAGTAAAATTTTTGTAGATACATTATTAGAGTCAGATGAAAATTACATTGTTATTTATCCTAATAATGATTTAGGGACAGAAGAAATACTTGAAGAATATAAAAGATTAGAAGGTAAAGTTAATATTAAAATATTCCCTTCGTTGAGATTTGAGTATTTTTTAAGATTATTAAAAGAATCTAAATATATTATAGGTAATTCTAGTGCAGGTATTAGAGAAGCCCCTTTTTATAATGTACCAACTATAGATATTGGTAGTAGGCAAAACAATAGATATCAAGGGAACACCGTATTAAATGTTTCATTTAATACGATAAACATTTTAAAAACAATTAACACCATAAATAAGTTAAAAATAAAAAGCACTGAAGCGTCTGATTTTGGAAAAGGAAATAGTGATGTTTTATTTCTAAATTTATTAAGATCGGAAGAACTTTGGGAGGTTAATTGTCAGAAACAATTTCAAGATTTATAA